From the Leptospira sp. WS60.C2 genome, one window contains:
- a CDS encoding pyruvate dehydrogenase complex dihydrolipoamide acetyltransferase produces MAKIQEMTQLSPTMEEGTIVKWLKQEGDSVNPGDILAEVETDKAVMEMEAYDSGVLLKIIQTEGTKLKVGEALAIIGKPGEDISSLLSNLPKPQSPKNTSQNTTSRNEKEVPSSPSQLPAKENVPVEKQILPIPSTAANQALTKTPQESQTKDTNNGFTSVTRGSLRVLASPLAKSIAIEHGIDLHQVIGTGPEGRITKKDVLDSLQKGPRATNPGIVTQTPDEVVNLNGMRKTIAKRLTESKQNLPHFYLNVDVNAKALESFRKEINEFQASQNPDSAIKVSLNDIIVKATASALKLHPKVNASFQGETIVQYGRVDVGIAVSIDGGLLTPVIRDANVKSILQISSEVKELAKKARDRKLKPEEFSNGTFTISNLGMYGISRFTAIINEPESAILAVGSVEDKPVVENGSVVAGRILSLTLSCDHRVIDGAVGAEFLKTLRSFLEKPNLLLAVG; encoded by the coding sequence ATGGCCAAAATCCAAGAAATGACTCAATTATCCCCTACAATGGAAGAAGGAACCATTGTCAAATGGCTCAAACAAGAAGGAGATTCTGTAAATCCTGGTGACATTCTTGCGGAAGTGGAAACTGACAAAGCTGTCATGGAAATGGAAGCGTACGATTCAGGTGTACTCTTAAAAATCATTCAGACAGAAGGCACCAAACTAAAAGTAGGCGAAGCCTTAGCAATCATTGGAAAACCGGGAGAAGATATCTCTTCCCTCTTATCCAACCTTCCAAAACCACAATCACCAAAAAATACTTCGCAAAACACAACAAGCAGGAATGAAAAGGAAGTACCTTCCTCACCTTCTCAGCTTCCAGCAAAAGAAAATGTCCCTGTTGAGAAACAGATCCTTCCCATTCCCTCTACTGCAGCAAATCAAGCCCTAACGAAAACCCCGCAAGAAAGCCAAACAAAAGACACAAATAACGGTTTCACTTCCGTAACCCGGGGCTCACTTCGTGTACTTGCGTCTCCGCTTGCCAAATCCATTGCCATCGAACATGGAATTGACCTACACCAAGTGATCGGAACTGGTCCAGAAGGAAGGATTACCAAAAAAGATGTTCTCGATTCTTTACAAAAAGGACCGAGAGCCACAAACCCTGGCATCGTAACACAGACTCCCGATGAAGTTGTGAATCTAAATGGGATGCGTAAGACTATTGCCAAACGACTCACCGAATCGAAACAAAACCTACCCCATTTTTATTTGAATGTAGATGTGAATGCAAAGGCTCTTGAATCGTTTCGAAAAGAAATCAATGAGTTCCAAGCGTCACAAAATCCAGACTCTGCGATCAAAGTGAGTTTGAATGATATTATCGTCAAAGCAACCGCCTCCGCTCTAAAACTCCATCCAAAGGTAAATGCCAGTTTCCAAGGGGAAACGATCGTGCAATACGGTCGAGTGGATGTGGGAATTGCTGTTTCCATAGATGGTGGGCTTCTAACGCCAGTCATTCGAGATGCCAACGTTAAGTCCATTTTACAAATTTCCAGTGAAGTGAAGGAACTGGCAAAAAAAGCTAGAGATCGAAAATTAAAACCAGAAGAGTTTTCCAACGGAACCTTTACGATCTCCAATTTGGGAATGTATGGAATTAGCCGTTTTACGGCGATCATCAACGAACCTGAGAGTGCCATCCTTGCGGTTGGTTCTGTGGAAGACAAACCTGTTGTCGAAAACGGAAGTGTTGTGGCAGGAAGAATTCTCTCTCTCACACTCTCCTGCGATCACAGGGTGATCGATGGAGCCGTGGGAGCTGAGTTTTTAAAAACCTTAAGGAGCTTTTTGGAAAAACCAAATCTACTCCTTGCGGTTGGTTAA
- the fliG gene encoding flagellar motor switch protein FliG: MKSENPSTATPGVRKAALLLLSLGKERAADVLRHLDDTMLEAVILEMSKIRSVSKEEKESILKEFHHTIEDLTESTSGGLSTAKSLLEHTVGSEKANVILKKIHKEETKNDFEFLNQVEPSVLQTMLGTESPQIIAVTLSHLDPKKAADVLKLFPKPEQAKIAVRLATTSKTHPDVIQNIARILKKRYEERDKQEYSEAGGAHVLANILNFMEKGAEETILSELEESSPEVADQVREKLYTFEDILSLDNKEMRILINRLADDTAISLAIRGAGDEIRKKFLNNMSQNRAEDILDILDMKPRVTLREINEARSKIVQVARVLEEENQILFKKEKEEYIE, translated from the coding sequence ATGAAGTCTGAGAATCCATCCACAGCCACACCAGGCGTACGAAAAGCTGCCCTCCTCCTCCTCTCCCTTGGCAAAGAAAGAGCCGCCGATGTTCTAAGACACCTAGACGATACAATGCTCGAAGCGGTCATTTTGGAAATGTCCAAAATCAGGTCGGTTTCCAAAGAAGAAAAAGAAAGTATATTAAAGGAATTCCACCATACCATTGAAGATCTGACAGAATCCACTTCAGGAGGTCTTTCCACGGCAAAGTCCCTTCTCGAACACACGGTGGGATCAGAAAAAGCCAATGTGATTTTGAAAAAAATCCACAAAGAAGAAACGAAAAACGACTTTGAATTCTTAAACCAAGTGGAACCCAGTGTTTTACAAACGATGTTAGGGACAGAATCTCCTCAAATCATTGCAGTGACACTCTCCCACCTCGATCCCAAAAAAGCAGCCGATGTGTTGAAACTTTTCCCTAAACCAGAACAGGCTAAAATTGCGGTAAGACTCGCTACCACTTCCAAAACTCACCCCGATGTGATCCAAAACATCGCAAGGATTTTAAAGAAACGCTACGAAGAACGAGACAAACAAGAATATTCGGAAGCAGGTGGCGCTCATGTCCTTGCGAACATTTTGAACTTTATGGAGAAAGGTGCCGAGGAGACGATTCTTTCCGAACTAGAAGAATCTTCGCCCGAGGTAGCAGACCAAGTACGAGAAAAATTATACACATTTGAAGACATCCTCTCTCTAGATAACAAAGAGATGCGAATTCTCATCAACCGGTTGGCTGACGATACGGCAATTTCACTTGCAATTCGTGGTGCTGGAGATGAAATCCGAAAAAAATTCTTAAACAATATGAGCCAAAACCGTGCAGAAGATATCTTGGACATCTTGGATATGAAACCAAGAGTCACCTTACGTGAGATAAACGAAGCAAGAAGTAAAATTGTGCAGGTAGCAAGAGTTCTAGAAGAGGAAAATCAAATCCTATTCAAAAAAGAAAAGGAAGAATACATAGAATGA
- a CDS encoding pyruvate dehydrogenase complex E1 component subunit beta encodes MAILTYREALNRAMVEEMEKDPLIYLMGEEVGHYQGAYKVSQGMLDKFGEERVIDTPISENGFAGIGVGSAMVGLRPIIEFMTWNFSLVAIDQIINSAAKMNYMSGGQFPMPIVFRGAGGAGGRLGAQHSQAFESWYAHCPGLKVVCPATPKDAYGLLKSSIRDNNPTIFIESEVLYGSKGEVPDDEYTIPLGLGEIKRKGTDITLVTWSRALSFALEAAEILEKEGISVEIVDLRSLRPLDENLIYESVKKTNRAVVVEEGWPVAGFGAQISHLIQKNAFSYLDHPVERVTQMDVPMSYAANLERMSLPNANRVADTIREMLR; translated from the coding sequence ATGGCAATCTTAACCTATAGAGAAGCACTCAATCGAGCCATGGTGGAAGAGATGGAAAAGGATCCCTTGATTTATCTGATGGGTGAAGAAGTAGGACATTACCAAGGTGCCTATAAAGTTTCCCAAGGAATGCTCGATAAGTTTGGGGAAGAAAGAGTGATTGATACACCTATCTCCGAAAATGGTTTTGCTGGGATTGGAGTAGGATCTGCCATGGTGGGACTACGACCCATTATTGAATTTATGACTTGGAATTTTTCCCTGGTAGCGATCGACCAAATCATCAATTCAGCGGCTAAGATGAATTATATGAGTGGAGGTCAATTTCCGATGCCCATTGTATTCCGAGGAGCTGGTGGTGCCGGAGGAAGGCTTGGTGCACAACACTCACAAGCCTTTGAATCCTGGTATGCCCATTGCCCTGGATTAAAAGTCGTTTGTCCTGCAACACCAAAAGATGCCTATGGGCTTTTAAAATCATCCATCCGAGACAATAACCCAACCATCTTTATCGAATCAGAAGTATTATACGGTTCCAAAGGAGAGGTTCCAGACGATGAATATACCATTCCTCTTGGTCTAGGTGAGATCAAACGAAAAGGAACAGACATTACACTTGTTACCTGGTCAAGAGCTCTCAGTTTTGCGCTCGAAGCGGCAGAAATTTTAGAGAAAGAAGGAATCTCTGTAGAGATTGTAGATCTTCGCAGTTTACGTCCGTTAGATGAAAATCTAATTTATGAATCTGTTAAAAAAACAAACCGAGCCGTGGTTGTGGAGGAAGGGTGGCCTGTTGCTGGGTTTGGAGCGCAAATTTCCCACCTCATCCAAAAGAATGCTTTTTCTTATTTGGACCACCCGGTGGAACGTGTCACACAAATGGATGTTCCCATGTCTTATGCTGCCAACTTAGAACGAATGAGTTTGCCCAATGCCAACCGAGTGGCTGATACCATCCGAGAGATGTTACGTTAA
- the pdhA gene encoding pyruvate dehydrogenase (acetyl-transferring) E1 component subunit alpha, whose amino-acid sequence MVLIRKFEEAAAKAYSVGKIGGFLHLYIGQEAVGVGSIAALTPHDYIVSTYRDHGHALARGLHPNPLMAELFGKATGISKGNGGSMHFFDKNAHFMGGHGIVGGHISLAAGIAFASKYKKEDSVTICFFGEGAANIGSFHEGLNLAAIWKLPVVFICENNHYAMGTPEYRALAVKDVSVRAYAYDIARDHIEGDEVRKVRDHVKVAVDRARRGEGPTLIEVSTYRFRGHSMSDPAKYRTKEELEAYKKKDPLMRARHELELGGLKPEELDQMELDIQTQIDDAYAFAESSPEPPLSQLHKYVYAEDK is encoded by the coding sequence ATGGTACTTATACGAAAGTTTGAAGAAGCTGCGGCGAAAGCGTATAGCGTTGGAAAAATCGGAGGATTTCTCCATTTGTATATAGGGCAAGAAGCCGTAGGAGTTGGTTCCATTGCCGCCCTCACTCCACATGATTATATTGTTTCCACCTACCGAGACCACGGGCATGCACTGGCCAGAGGTTTACACCCAAATCCTCTGATGGCAGAACTCTTCGGAAAAGCCACAGGAATCTCCAAAGGGAATGGAGGTTCGATGCATTTTTTCGATAAAAATGCTCATTTTATGGGTGGGCATGGAATTGTGGGTGGTCACATCTCTCTTGCTGCAGGCATTGCATTTGCTTCCAAATATAAAAAAGAGGATTCCGTCACCATTTGTTTTTTTGGTGAAGGGGCTGCCAATATTGGTTCCTTTCATGAAGGTCTTAATCTTGCTGCCATTTGGAAACTTCCTGTGGTTTTTATTTGTGAAAACAACCATTATGCGATGGGAACTCCTGAATACCGAGCACTTGCCGTGAAGGATGTCTCGGTCAGAGCCTACGCCTACGATATTGCCAGAGATCATATCGAAGGAGATGAGGTAAGGAAAGTGAGAGACCACGTAAAAGTAGCTGTGGACAGAGCCCGCCGTGGAGAGGGTCCAACTCTCATTGAAGTTTCCACTTACCGATTTCGTGGGCATTCTATGTCAGACCCTGCTAAATACAGAACCAAAGAAGAATTGGAAGCTTACAAAAAAAAAGATCCTCTGATGCGAGCAAGGCACGAACTAGAATTAGGTGGGCTAAAGCCGGAAGAATTGGATCAAATGGAATTGGACATTCAAACTCAAATTGATGACGCCTATGCCTTTGCGGAAAGCTCACCAGAACCACCTCTCTCTCAACTGCACAAGTATGTGTATGCGGAGGATAAATAA